A stretch of DNA from Nitrosopumilus zosterae:
ACTTCTTTCAGCGCTTCTCTTACCATTGGCACATATTTTTCCATCATTTGAACCGGAATCTTTTTTGTCTTCTCAGAATTGTCAAATGGTTCATCAATGCATTGACCTAGTATCTTCAGCGCGTCTGATTCTGTAAAGTGTAATCTTCCCGGAATAATTACTGTATGTGGCGGCTTTCCAAAATCTTTTTTCTTTAAACTGGAGATCTTACCAGAAATAATAGACTGATCCTTGAATCCAACTCTTGATGCTATTATTGCATAACTATCTGAACTAATTACATTCCTTTTTTGTCCTTTCTCAGTTTCCAGCAATCCATCTAATGCGTCCTTGGGATCTAAGAAAAAATCTTTGTCTTGATTGTATTCTAAAAGGAGTACCGTGTGATTGCCTTCTATGATATTTTTGTAAATTACATAGTATGGTGTTGTGAGTGATTTCATTTCGCTCATTATGGTTGCAATTCTTCCAACTTTGTAAAAATGCAAACCACATTCACCGATCATGGATGTAAGAGACGATGATGCATGAATGGAATGTGTCTTGATTTTTTCTTCGATTGCCCTGGTTCTTAACTCGATATGTGTAGTTGCAATGTATGGATCCCCGTATGACAGTAGCACCACTTTCTTTTTCTTTGAATTCTTTAAAATCTCATTTCCATCTTCAACTAACCATCTCTTTGCTGGCCTAAATTCGCCTTTTGTTGCATTTTTGATTTTAGTCAAGTCTGATTTTCCAATTGGACTAGTAAATTGTTCCATGTATACGATGTCTGCTTTTGATAAAACATCCAGTGCCTCAGCGGGAATTGATTTGAATCCCGAAATTCCTAATCCTACGAACCACAGCATTACTGCATCTTTCTATCATGAAGTCTTTTTAAGTGCTGTAGGGTTTTCTTGAGAATTTCTATTCCTTTGAGGTATTCTTCGATGGATACTTTCTCATCGATTGTGTGGGCCTCGTGGGGATCTCCTGGACCATAAGTTACTACAGGAATTGACCATTGATTTCCTAAAACATTCATGTCTCCGGTACCTGTTTTTCTAATTAGGGTTGGTCTGGATTTTGTCTCTTCAATAATTCCTAATGTCAATGCTCTAACTAATGGTGAATTATGTGGCGCCTCAAATGGCTCTGTTTCGTCAAGAATTGAATAAAATGCTTCCACCTCTCTTTTTTGAGAAATTTCTTTTACAAGCGTTGCAATTTTTTGTTCAATTGCTTTGCAGTTCATGTCTACCGGAATTCTGATGTCAAAAGTTGTCTCACATTCTTTTGGGGTTATGTTGTGACTTGTGCCGCCTCTAATTTCTGTCATAGATGAAGTCAACAGCATTCCTTTTGATCTGTTTTCTTGATTTTCTTCCAACCTGTCTTTGAGTTCTTTTGCAAAAATCATTGATTCATGAATTGCATTTTTTGAAAGCCATGGTGCACTTGCATGTGAACTATCATCTACACTAATTTTAAGACTGATTGCCAATCTTCCTTTATACGCAATTGTAACTTGATTGATTCCGCTTGGTTCTCCAAATATTGCATAATCAATTCCCATCTCTTTTTTGACGAGATTTTTAATTCCTGTTGCATTCCCTTCTTCATCAACTGCACCCACAAAAATTATAGTTCCGCTGTTGTTTTGAATCGATGCGGCTGCAAACAACATTGCCATTAAAGGTGCTTTTGCATCTGAAGCTCCTCTTCCATAAAGTGAATCTCCCTCTTTTCTTACTTTGACTTTTCCTGGAACAACATCCATGTGGCCACATAGCATGACTTTTGGAGATCCCGTTCCTTTCTTCGCAATGATATTTCCCACTTCGTCAATTTCAATATCTTCAAAACCCAAATCATCGCACTTGTCAGCTAAAAATTCTGCTAATTGTTTCTCACTAAGTGATGGTGTGTAAAGTCTGAGCGCTTTTTCAAGCATCTTTACTGCAAATCTTGATTCTGATAAGTGACTGGTCAATTCTTACTTTTTTACATTCAGGGCATAATTTAGCATTAGTGATGGGATGTCTACTTGACAAACTCTGACCGTATTCTTGTATTCTGTGGTGTTGTTGACCTCGTGAACAACCAGTCCTTTCTCCTCGCTTTCCATCAAATCCACACCTACAATGTCTCCTTGAACAGCCTTTTTCGCCTTGATGCACATCTCTTCCATTTCAGATGTAACCTTGCATGGTTCAGCTGTACCGCCAAGTGCCATGTTCGTTTTCCAATGTTCTGAAATTCTGTATATTGCTGCAACTATTTTGTCTCCTACCATGATTGCTCTGATGTCTCTTGGTGGTCTTTTTACAAATTCTTCCAAATAGTGTATCTGGTAAATTGGATACATGTTCTCTCTGCTTTCCATTATACCCTCAGCTGAATCTTTGTCGTTTAGTTTTGAAATTAACCTGCCCCAACTTCCAACAGTTGGCTTGATAACTTTTGGAAATCCTTGTGTTTCCAATGCTTCCAAAGCTGCTTCTTTTGAAAAGGCGACTGTTGCATCCGGTGTGGGAACTCCGAATTTTTTTAACAGCATGTGTGTGAATAACTTGTTTCCTGCAAAAATGCCTGTGTTAAGACAATTGATTACTTTGACTCCTAATCCTTCAAGAGCTGCAGTTGAATGCAAATTTCTGTAATAACTTACACATCTCTGAATCACTACTCCGTAATCTTCTGGTTTTTTTTCTAAATCTAATGCTACTTTCTTACAATCCACCATCTGTATGTTGATGTTGTTTTTTTTGCCTGCTTCTAGAAGAGCTTTTTCTTCCCAACGGATGGTATCGTAAAGAATAGTGACGTCAGGGCTCACTGTCCCCAATCCTCGCCAACCGTTTGGGCAGGCTTTAATTGGAAACCGTCTGAACCTTTTACTAATTCAAAACTTGCGCCACATTCTGGACATGTTACAATTTCTCCTTCAAGTGCATCACTTGGGACGGATATTTCTGCATCACATTCTTCACATTTTGACATGTCTTATCTTCATTAATCCTCTTTATTTATCATTAGTTATCTTTTTTTCAAGTCTATCTTCAAGTGGGATTTCAATAAGATCTCCCATTCTGAGGCCCTTTAATCCAGCGGCTACTGCCTTTGCATTTTCATCGTTTTTATCCAAGCCTAATAACGACATCAAATAGGCTGCACCTGTTTTTCCTGCAAGTTCTCCAAAGACGATTCTTCTTCTATTTCCAACCGCTCTTGGTGGTATGGGTTCGTATGCTGCTGGATTTCTGAGGATTGCTGCAAGATGTGTTCCAGCTTTGTGTTTGTATGCCGATGAACCAACAATTGGCTTTGAATCATACGGTTTGATTGTTGTATACTCTTCAATTAATCTTGAAAGATCTAACAACATGTCCAATCTGAAATCGTTTGGAGATTTGTACAGGTATGTCAGTGCAACTGCTACTTCTGCAAGTGGTGGGATTCCAGTTCTTTCTCCAATTCCATCAATGGTGGTGTGAATCTGATCAACTCCTGCATCACAAGCTGAAAAAGCATTTGCTACTGCAAACCCAATGTCATTGTGAACATGTGCGTCTAATGGAACATCTACTACATCTTTTACTTTTTTAACAAAATTGTACATTCCAATGGGACGCATTATCCCTACTGTATCTGGAAGACTGATTCTATCTACACCTGCTTCTTCAATCGCCTTGCAAACTTTGATTAAAAATTCCGGCTCTGCTCTACTTCCATCT
This window harbors:
- the dph5 gene encoding diphthine synthase codes for the protein MLWFVGLGISGFKSIPAEALDVLSKADIVYMEQFTSPIGKSDLTKIKNATKGEFRPAKRWLVEDGNEILKNSKKKKVVLLSYGDPYIATTHIELRTRAIEEKIKTHSIHASSSLTSMIGECGLHFYKVGRIATIMSEMKSLTTPYYVIYKNIIEGNHTVLLLEYNQDKDFFLDPKDALDGLLETEKGQKRNVISSDSYAIIASRVGFKDQSIISGKISSLKKKDFGKPPHTVIIPGRLHFTESDALKILGQCIDEPFDNSEKTKKIPVQMMEKYVPMVREALKEVEPHYKDQKEYQAILENAELYINDAEKFLEDGQDEVAILSIGYADGLVDALRLAKGMDPKM
- a CDS encoding M20/M25/M40 family metallo-hydrolase, translating into MLEKALRLYTPSLSEKQLAEFLADKCDDLGFEDIEIDEVGNIIAKKGTGSPKVMLCGHMDVVPGKVKVRKEGDSLYGRGASDAKAPLMAMLFAAASIQNNSGTIIFVGAVDEEGNATGIKNLVKKEMGIDYAIFGEPSGINQVTIAYKGRLAISLKISVDDSSHASAPWLSKNAIHESMIFAKELKDRLEENQENRSKGMLLTSSMTEIRGGTSHNITPKECETTFDIRIPVDMNCKAIEQKIATLVKEISQKREVEAFYSILDETEPFEAPHNSPLVRALTLGIIEETKSRPTLIRKTGTGDMNVLGNQWSIPVVTYGPGDPHEAHTIDEKVSIEEYLKGIEILKKTLQHLKRLHDRKMQ
- the lysX gene encoding lysine biosynthesis protein LysX — translated: MSPDVTILYDTIRWEEKALLEAGKKNNINIQMVDCKKVALDLEKKPEDYGVVIQRCVSYYRNLHSTAALEGLGVKVINCLNTGIFAGNKLFTHMLLKKFGVPTPDATVAFSKEAALEALETQGFPKVIKPTVGSWGRLISKLNDKDSAEGIMESRENMYPIYQIHYLEEFVKRPPRDIRAIMVGDKIVAAIYRISEHWKTNMALGGTAEPCKVTSEMEEMCIKAKKAVQGDIVGVDLMESEEKGLVVHEVNNTTEYKNTVRVCQVDIPSLMLNYALNVKK
- the lysW/argW gene encoding alpha-aminoadipate/glutamate carrier protein LysW, translated to MSKCEECDAEISVPSDALEGEIVTCPECGASFELVKGSDGFQLKPAQTVGEDWGQ
- a CDS encoding LeuA family protein; amino-acid sequence: MKDPNHYANLYNAYDKNPKKIRVLDSTLREGEQHPGVSFTNKQRIQIAWMLDYFGVDQIEISPVVSSDHKEATKTIIKQGLKADIVSHGRALKEDIDISLDCDAKWCAAYLGISDIHLKDKLRISREEALRRAVETVEYAKSHGLKIRFTVEDGSRAEPEFLIKVCKAIEEAGVDRISLPDTVGIMRPIGMYNFVKKVKDVVDVPLDAHVHNDIGFAVANAFSACDAGVDQIHTTIDGIGERTGIPPLAEVAVALTYLYKSPNDFRLDMLLDLSRLIEEYTTIKPYDSKPIVGSSAYKHKAGTHLAAILRNPAAYEPIPPRAVGNRRRIVFGELAGKTGAAYLMSLLGLDKNDENAKAVAAGLKGLRMGDLIEIPLEDRLEKKITNDK